The Rosa rugosa chromosome 1, drRosRugo1.1, whole genome shotgun sequence genomic sequence TCACGTTCTGTTTCCTTCTTCATGATAAGAGATCGTAGTAGGAAATGAGTAACATCTTTCAGAGTTTAATTCCTATGTTAACTGATCCTAGTAGTTGCCTTGgccttttttgtattttttgggCAGATTGAGTTTGAGTCAAGAGTGTTATATGGGGGAGTTTGATATTGATCAGAACCCGCCTATTCCTCTGCGGGATGTGCTTGGGAAGGTGAAGCCTTTCTTGATGGCATATGAGGGTATTCAAATTCAAGACGAGTGGGGAGGTATAGTTTTCCTTGCTCTTGCATTATATTTGTCATCTGATTTGGCTAATGTGTGACGTAATTCTCTGTCTCCATCTTTATGTCACACTAATGTTACCATAGGAGTTTCCTAGTAGTTGATTTTGTAAAGCCATAGGAGTTTGTAGTAGTTAATCATTACATGAGGAATTTAGATGTTTCGGAGCTGATCAAAAAGCTGTATTGTGATTTTCTAATACATTTTTTTCTATGACACTTACTTCCTCTTTGTTGATATAACCATATGCCATATATAGTTTATTTAGTCTCAAAATTTAATGAAGAGCTACTTAGAATGGAAACATACAGATGTTTATGTATGTATGTTTGTATAGGAGCTCTTagaatatgtatatgtatatgtttgcTGCGGTCAGCATCTGTCTGTAACTATGATCTCTCATCTGTATAATGCAATGCTGAGTATTCTGGAATACTGAGATTGAGTATAGTGAGGAACTAGGCCAGATACCATGTTCTTTTTGAATGGAGGATTTCTGTCTCTCCTTTAGTTTTAGTGTTCGTGTTTTTTAAGCCCTTTGGTTGTAGTTTGACCGCTTTGGCCGGTGGTTCTCGGCTCATCCGCTCTGGCTGACGGCTGAATCCATCAATCaggttttgcttcttttttgAATCAATTGTTTGTTGATCCACTCGTCTCGTTAGATTGATTGTTGAAAAAACTATTGgagtttgtttgattttttatttctaGTTTTTGAATCCAGATCCACTTCCTCTGTCTGGTATTTTGCTGCTCTTAATTTCATTCGGATGCCCTTGTAACCGATTTTATgttggaattaaaaaaaaaaaattcccctTGTAGAATAGTGTGGCTATCTAGTTATATTCTAtgtttaataataataattaaaaaaaaaaactcgattTAGGAATTCTGGTAGAAAGAGAGGCTTTCCTTTTCCTCGTTGAGCTAGGGCTATAGCTAGCATATATACATCGCTACTTTAGTGATCATCCGTAGGAATTCTCCTTCAACCATGCCGGCAACGCCCGAGAAGAACCTTTTTTTTAGCAGGGTTTTGCAAAGAGAAACAGTTGAACCTGCACCACCTGGTCAGGAAGACTGGCTGGCTTCCGTTCAAGTTTTATTTCCTTGAACATACCCGCTGCTGGTATGATCATCCAATGGACTATACTTGTGTAGCCGCCACATCGGATACTACATTTGGTTCAATCCTTCACTCtggtagaaacaacagatgGGGGAACACACCAGCTATGATTCGCCACCTTTCGAGGATTGGTATTCCACAAGAGGAGCAACCATCTATCCTCGACAAACTATTTGGAGTGCTTTGAACGGCCTTCCCTGAGGGCCGCATTCTTGTCTTGATAGCTCAAGTGACTGTGTATTTGTTGGGTAGTTTTGATGATCTTGATACCATTTCTGCACTTACTTGTTATTCTCCCAATTTTAGCTTTGGCTTAAAATATTAGGTTCCTGATGAAGTGCGCTGTGAAACACATACAATAAGTGGTGTTGACTATCTTATGGAACAGCTACCCCCATTGATAGGCTTTTATTGGAATCCTTTGAAGCTCTTCCTAGGATCGTCAGGTTTATCCCTGCAACTAGATCATCAATTAAGAGTTTGCAGAAAGTGAGACTTGATAGTTTAGAAGTAGCTACTATCAAACAGAATCCGTCATGTAATATATGTAGGGATGACTTTGCAGAAGGCAGTGCTGAACTGGTTATTCCTTTGCCTTGCGCTCAGTGTTATCACACAGATTGCATCATCTCGTGGCTGGAGGTGAATCATTTGTGCCTGTTGTGTCGATATGCAATGCCAAATGTGGAAGAGGGCCAGCCTTCATGTAATAACCCCTTTTTTTTAAGTGGAGATTTCTTTTAATAGAAATGGTGCGGCATGTTCCGTGTTTTGAGCAACAAAGGGACGGCTgcattgctttgctttgcttcttttgtATATTGAATTAGAATTGGTGGAAGGGGTAGGCAGCacgcagaaaagaaagaaaaaaaaaataaacctctctctctctgccgaaactagcaaccaaaacagagcattccttctccaagcttgttctcgctccacaggccttcgatcgaccccagaccacgttccacagcttcaccttgatcttgcgcagctgcaggagGCAGCCTTACGCCGCAGAACGGTCCGAAACGGCGGCGGAAGTCCGGTTAGTTTTAAGCCCGTTTTAGTTCCAAGCTCGATAACTCGTgcttccggccaccgatccttgccAAACTGCATCCTCGTGCTTCCCTCAACCTcctgaagcccccagaagcagccttgcatggcggcgcatcccgtagcagcaactacaagtcaacccagccaagaacgagaccggaactatcgatccaaatatcttgagctacaggacgtcgttttgagtgattcttgaaccagtgagttcttattgagtttcttaacaactcttcagaaggaatcgaagccttaaattgaagttttgacgtcgaaatcgagccttgccggattctgcaaaattctggaatttttccgaccaccgaagctttcgatcggtatatctcgagctacagaccatatttttctgtgattcttgaaccagtgagttcttcttgagtttcttaacaactcttcagaaggaatcgaagccttaaattgacgtttttacgtcgaattggagctcgccgttttctgcagtttctcgccggattctggaaattttccagtcacctcgactgttctaggtaatttccgaccacttcctttcgttttaagacttcatgctagttatgaaagtggatcagctCGTCATttggaacaagtttgtagttgacgacttttgcatcggaggtggttgaccgtcgttgaccgccgcgttgaccgcccactgaccgccccttgtggcggcgcattcgaccattttttgaatttttattatctaggctatgttctacgcatccatacgagcgttttgatatattacaaggttatgttagaaaaagttgataaatagtggatttacgtttttacgttactatttaacgtttttacgttttatcttaagtttacgatctgcaaagatctgaccatcggttttacttcaaatttagatatgttgatcgtatgactgtcccgatgactttgtgtggtcacgggcgaagatccgaccgttggatcttcgtataaatgtgaaatagtgatttggagggcgattcgtgagaatctgaccgtcggattatagtataaatttgtggagatgtttgtaaggacgattcaggaagatccgaccgttggatcttcgtgataatcttggaggatgatcctaagggcaatccgtgaggatctgaccgttagatcatcgcgtaatttcgatccgaccgttggatcatcattaatttagaatctgaccgttggattgttgtatatgtgtggtttatgaatgattgctaagttaagatcgtatctgactaggtgattgacggtttaagttggtggacgattgtggatcgtattttgagctgttaagaagacgcagctggattagaggtgagtaaacctcacatggttcatattacgaaccgaatataattaattgatttttttgtcgtaattgtgtggaaattgtttatgaaataaagatttgttttgaaataatatgaacttgatcaactacggttcatagggctgcggctcacaggtaagaaaatgaatttaagtataaaatgaatttatatttttaatgcgtgtgaactatagttggtattaataggcattcctgtgcgaatgtctatgtatatatattatttacgtgaaataatatgtattgttggagttgtgaaatattatgtattgttggagttgtgttgagtttattgttaagaaacaatatattgtgaggggtattgagtttattgttgagaaacaatatattgagagagatgttgagttttattgttgaggaacaataaattgttgtgatctgtggagatcaataggtcacggggtgaccatggcatactatcagcgacccacgctctcgcgccgggtaggtggaactgatagtattaaatcgtgaaccacgctctcgcgccgggtaggtggaaacgatcagttagagctctagtctgtctgccaattgttgagtggtgttgtgagggaaatgttgaggttacttgagactgtgagtggtcatgtatgagtgatgttgaggttacttgagactgtgaggggtcttatgtgagaagtgttgaggatacttgagtcttttaagaatgagttcttaaaagagagcctcaagagtatccttccttttatggtgattgtgttgagttatattaattgtaaagaaataaatcaacaattctttcttgtttactcatactggctgtaaaaagcttaccgggttttgtgttgttgcaactcccggtacactattcaaattgtgtagcgggtaatcctacaggacaggagaaccaggacggtgatcgtgcggttagagcaattgttagagttttacagcaattgtacgttgtgaggtgtgttatgctcatttgagctttacaatattgcttgtgagagtgaattgtaataatgaactcgaagtttcgagatttggattttgtaattgtaattattcatgtttcggatttgaatttattattcaaaattcggggcgtgacagtttggtatcaaagcgtaaggtacatatttggtgataatcaatacttcccgagtgatggcccgtctgcagcggatccccatcatatactcttcggtattggtataatcattgggtatgtcttagtatggggtctagacagcgtgtatgtccgtaggacggtagagttgccttctaagttcgtattagaataagtttagtttccgcgagttgtgatcttcgaggaatggaaacctccggatttaactctgatgagtcagtgaggattgtttatggaaatgagtttccgtttgtatgtagaagtgtttggttgaaggcatggtgtgaacctatgcttgtatctgatgtggatacgagtattaattgatagtaattttgccttcttaagttggacatacagatgcatttgaatagattctagactcatgtggagttgtgagtagtgttgcggttagggaagaaattattgtggttaattcttccatgtgcttgtaagttgttgagcagagtttgagatgcgagaacggagtttgatctcgtgtttgagtgattgagacgaacgactatatatttgagttctctccgagtacctacaatcttaagggctatttgaagtgggactagtggtagttttggtatttctaaatttaaatcaagatccgaggaacatgttttgtatacgtggttgatattgcgagcatcatttttgattgatattttgcgtttcacaaagacaactggattggaaattctccgtttggacaccttggtctgttgacctgactatgacttgtggacatagttttatttaagtgaaggaaattgattttgtgaactagttttcttaagttttggatcgtagtatggagttggactgaagtgaatttgaggttgttgtgttttaagtttaagtaggcgggacacttaaagttttgaaatggaatttgatcttggtcggtaattaatggggagatttagagtcaactctctgtaaatgttattagatgagggtgtgtttctgtggtgatggattttaggagaaatggttaagtgcaattttgggtattgattgtagtgacattgttgggtatccatagtggttcaagtgaattactatgcgatatggagtttgattcggtttctaaatcgtaaattcatagggtatgaattgtggtaagtttaatggagaaattaatagaggaaatggttgagattttataagatttgtatgagtaactctaaggatgtgggtttttcctagctaactcaggatgtgtttagctttattaaaccctaattctaacgacaaaattgttgtgtttggtttgactctaaggatgctagctagacctctgtgcaacttaattgattgtttgtgataaatcattatgattgatgtgtgcagcagagttgtcaatggttttgaaaatagtattaggtgaccaaggttgatccttggtgttgttgttggtttaacaaaaagaagaaacgacatgcatgcaatcttattgattttatattacaaaaaggaaaacgaggacaatgctatgctaagcctagtcagcagctccggatggattgaggctgagctcaagagaaacgttagagccactgttgtaaccgcctgagccaccagaatagtaaccaaatgcgctaccttcctcagaagtagtcttcgggttaccaaagacgtcctcgccgtgcacggggaacagaggaagagtttcaacctcctggtgatctcctcctcgttgttgcagggatgtttgtcctcctgttgtgccaaaagagttgtactggtattagtgttgaagtgtgaggaagaatatgaaacaaaatttaaatcaagaaatccttcattaccagtagaatcggtggaaccaaaattgagattaatggatctaccatcatcagtagaactagtggacccaaaattgatgtcaatggatccaccagctggcccaaaattgatgtcgatggatccaccagcaccagtagaaccagtggacccaaaattgagatcaatggatccaccagtaccaggagaactagttcccatgggcacttgagcagcctgattgcacctcttcatctgcttctctcgagccctgacattctggaaccaaaaataaatgttcttgccctcaacctgtccatactgttgcagctggagacagatctcgtgaatatgctctgtagttggggtcttaactcccttgtcgtagtaaagatccttgaggatccttatttgatctggagtaggaacccacctggcacggcttcgccagaaatctgtgttggcactactcccggctgcttggttgtttcctccatcctcgatttgttgctgggtttgtagctccatcagttgcagagttcgtggttccatggtgatgggttgaggggatgtgaagatcgaagagtaaagttgtcgagtgtttgaaggagttgttgttaaagggattaaggatgatgatggtgggttagagatctgaaagttcagaggaaagatgagattgaatcaactagatgggagagaagatcagaagagaaggattgaatcgaagaagaaatgttttgagttttgaaagaagaggaaagctgaagagttgggagagaggggctggaactcaggagagattttcgttcctttggagtgaacagttgcgccctcagaatgcacctatttatagagcgaggtgagcagatctccaccgttggatggacgattcctgtgattcattctacgcgttggattaaagtcgccctgaaacccggaaaagttgttggcgcgtggagagcgtgtaaggggaccgagggaatctcgaggcgctgtggcagacagctgtagccgaaagcagatttgactgccgtaaatcacggaagggataagccgtgacacaagtgggccgtacttgggcctgtctcggatcaaggcatcactgtagctgtgggtggaggcctgatgggccgagtttctgaaacagttttggatgttttgggccgaattgttgaaacagttgaaacagttggtttaaataaaaggattggtatggataataacgtgagcagccgtgctcgagtggttgagtgtaaataAACAGTTGCCGATCATCCTTCTGATATTTATTTGGCATTGTAAAAATTGTTGTTAAGGCTTCATCTTTCTGGTATTCAATTTTTCATACATATTTTCCTGTTTCTTAAATGGTTGCATTCAAAAACAGAAAGCTTGCCAACTTAAACAGGCCAGTCCTTGTGCCTTTCCTAATATGATGAATGATGTGGAGTACTTGAACCAGTCTCCTGAGTAGGTTTTGGTTAGTGTTGTGTGTGCAAAGCCAAGTTGAACCTTTCATTCAGACCACCCCGCAGCCTTCGCCTTCACTTCAACCCATGGAAATATGTAAGTTAAGTTATCCATCATCAATTTCTACTTTTCTAGTATCATACAATTTGCACATGGGTTATTATCACAGAGAGAATCAAAAGAACATTCTTTCTAGCAGTACACACTATCACTCCCACATCATAAAGTGGGAAATCGAACATGTAGTGGCTGCAGCCGCGTAACAGGTGCATCAATATGTCAACATGCGTGTAATATATGAGATCTAGACAGTAGTGTAGTAGTCAAACGGAACCCTTAATCTACAGACCACCCTATTTGTCCTGCATCACGGTTTGGTTTGGGCTAAAGTTGACAGCATAGCATGAACAAAGAGGTATATAACATACACAGGGTCGGCTTATTCAAAAACAACGTTAACAAGAAGTCAGCACTTGGGAATAACACTTTCTTCAATAGGTTCTATAGACATGTAAGGACTAACTAGTGTTGAGCAATGTACACTGTAATTGGGATTTTCGTTGTTCGTTTCAGGTTCATTATTACGAGTAATCTTGTAATTCtgtatgttactttttttttttttttggaaataattCTGTATGTTACTTAATGCCTTCAGATCATAGTATTTAGCTATCCCATTCCCATTGTCATGTAGTCGAACTTGCTAGTAGTAATAAACTAGGTAATGGCATGGCTTCTATGAATATAATACCTAAGATTATGTAAGTTTTGATAGGTTAAAAGTCCTCCAAGCCAGATTTCAATGATATTCTCAAGTCTTGAGAGGATGAACCTAAGAGTTCCTTAGGTATATTGGCTTGCCGACCTTACAAGACTAACAGAGACTTAGATCGTAGTCTCCCTAGAGACCACAGTCTGTAGTCTCTCTGGAGGACCCAGAGGCTCGATTTCAGTAGCCCTTTAGTCAAATGTATCACTATCAAGTACCACAACAATGACCTAATTTTggactttctatttttcataagCAGACATGAGAATTAGAAGAAGTATTTGTTAATATTAATTTTTTGATGTACTGAGACCTCTTTTTCAGATGCATACTGATGCACAGCTGTATGTAAGTAAGACTGAGAAAATGACATAATCAATCACCTAATGGAAACTTTTTGGTAGCTGTGACTCTGTGAGCCTGTGATTATTATTATTGGGTGCAAATGGAAGAAACCACAAAAACAATTTCAAATGAACAGTTGGGTCATTAGATTTAGAGATTATGAGAGAATATGAGTCTTAACTATTACCCTTGCTCAAACAAATGACACCACTGATGGTGTAGGCATAAACTTGTTAAGTCACCTGTATAGAGAGCATAGATGAATCTGTATATAGAAATGGGGATGCAAGATTTGACTTTTTACCTTATAAATGAGATGAATTTGATTGCTTTATGAAAACTCAAATGTGGAGTTAGTTACAGAATCATAGGTACGGCTCAAACTTTACACGAGACAAAACCCTTTATTTCTTATCAGATGACTCATTGTCCTGATCTTCTGCTTCCAGTTGAGTTGAtggtttcttctctttctcatcCTCAAGAGCTTGGATCAAATTCTTCAGGCAGATTTCAACATCCCCAGAAAGTGTCTTGGGCATCAAATGCTCTGCTACATCAGCTGGAGTCATATTAACTTCAGCCAGCAAATCACAGATTGTGGGAAACAGAGTGTGTGATTCAAGCTTGAGGTAGTTCCTAGCCAACACCTTGAATGATTCAAAGTTACAATATGACAATTCTATATGCTTGTCCATCCTTCCCTTTCGAATCAATGCTGCATCAAGTTTTTCAACATGATTAGTTGTGAATACTATGAGCCTCTCTCCTCTACAAGCTGACCACAACCCATCAATGAAATTCAGAAGCCCAGAAAGAGTGACCTGACTAGGCTTGCTTTCCCTTTCTTCTTTAGGAACCTTCTCCCttggatccttctcttcctgaTCATCCCCTCTGTCCTTTCTCTGCTTCCTCCTTTGGCCTGTGAGATCAAGTGAGCAATCAATGTCTTCAATTACGATGATCGACTTGCTTGATGTTTCGATCAGCAGCCTCCTCAGCTCAGTGTTGTCCTTGACTGCAGTCAATTCAAGATCATAGAGATCATACCCCAAGAGATTGGCCATGGCAGCAATCATAGTGGATTTCCCAGTACCTGGAGGGCCATAAAGTAGATACCCTCTTTTCCAAGCTCTCCCAATTCTTGTATAGAACTCTTCAGCTTTGCTAAATGCCATCAAGTCCTCAATGAtgtccttcttcttctctggcTCCATAGCTAGTGTCTGAAATGTTGCTGGGTGCTCAAAAACCACATGGCTCCAATGTGACCCATtattagtataaagcttccttTGCCTGTTCCTCACTTTTATAGCATTACCCTCTTTCAAAACATGAGCCAAGTAAGGCCCAATTATGAGATCCCTCTTTCTTTTGTGGAAAGTGAGCTTGTAGTACCTTTTCTCATCATTAACTGGGGTGTAAGAAAATGTCTGAGATTTTGATATGTTCTTACCAGAAGCCCACCAGACTTGGACTCCTTTAAACTCATCAGCAACTTCTTCATGGTCATCCATGCTCAGAACAAGAGACTGATTGTTCTTGATGTCACCCTTGAGCCGCTTAGCTTGTGTGGAAGACTTGGAGCTCAAGTAGTTCTCAATGGCGGAATAGGCTTCACTGCGCATCAGACGCTCTCCTGTCAACTCATTAAAGGTAATTTGGATGTAAGGATAGACATAACCCACCAATCTCTGTGAGTATTTTTCGATGTGGTTTCGAACTTGGTAAGGAAAAAATTGTTGAAAGATTGTCCACACAAACACCAAGGCACCTATTGTGGAACCTAGATGAGCAAACATGTCTGCTGGAGCATACATGCTTCAACTTTGAGTCGTCAGTGCTTGCGTCTTTTTGTTCAGAATGGGGTGTGTTGCAGTTTTGTGAATGTTTAGGTGAAGGATCTATTGTTTTGTAGGAAAAAGGGTGAGGGTGAGTCGGTGTGGGTTGTTTTTGTGTGAATACAATAAGCATTCTGGTCTAGAATTGACTGGTGGATTTGTCTCCATGCTTAAGGGTCGGCAAAGGCTATGTGGACTCCTTTGGTTGCAAAATGGGTCAAGTAAACCAACTGTAAATTACTAGGAAACTCCCTGGAAAGGTATTGAAAATTATGAGGACCAAATGATGTCATAATCTTTCATTTCAACATCATGcaaattctttcttgaactcttcttCTCCTTACTGAATGATACAGGTTCCTCCACAGATTCACTCTTCTATGGTCTTAGGGAATCCAATACGATATGGGCACATGTGTTTTCCAGATTTTCACCAGACTATAAATTGGGGATTGGCAATAATTAAAATGGTGGATTGCTCAGTTTTGCTTAATAGACATCCCACCCTTATCACTATGACTGtgtatttaactatttataaATGCATGTGATGATCCTACTGGTGTGCATGCGTTTATTAAAAAAGTGAATTACTGCCAAGCTAATTTGTCCTTAACTTGAGCTAGCAGCAATAATAGTACTTCTGCTCATTGGCTGCAGGACAGATGGAGATAATTCACCAAAACATAAAGAGAGGGATAGATGGAGATTGAATAATTGAAAGTGAACTTGGGTTTCCCGATCCTTGTGGTCATTCATGGTAAGCTCTCTAGCCTCTAGAGATTCCCCATTCTGAAATCATAGGCTCTAATAATACTAAAACCCTGTAGCTTGCTTTGTGGACTTAATTTCCTATCTAACTAGCCATATATATAGGGTTAAAAGTTGCTTGAACTATGAAGCTTTTGCATTCTACCTCTGCATTTCATATaaaagtttttcaatttttactGGCACTAGAGACTTAGAGTGAATCCATGCAACATAAAATTTTAATCAgagaaacaaaaacataaaaatgatcATCGCTATGAAAAATGTTAAACAACTCCATTACATGATTCTTATTAAACATTGGAAAAGACACAGTGATCAGAATGGATAATGGAACAGGAGGTTGTAGTTATGCAGATAATTCAACTCTTTTCCTCATTTTTCAATAACTCTATTTTCTTTCACATCTTGTTTAGCTGATGTTCCGATACATTTCTCTTCATCTTTAGCGGACTCCTCTGTTTTCTTCTCTGCTTCCTCTGCCTTCAATTTTGCTTCTTTCTTTGCGTTCACTTTTGCATCTTTAACTGCCTTCTTGCTTGCTTCTTCCTCAGCCTTCACTCTTGCCTCCTCCTTCGCAATCTCTAGAGCTTCAATCAATTTCTTCAAACAAGAGATGGCATCCTCTACATTAGATTTAGGCATCAAATTCTCTGCCACATCAGCTGGTGTCATGTTGGTCTCCCCCAACAAACGTTCAATGCTTCCGAACAATTCATGTGTATCTAAATTCAAGTAGTTCCTTGCAAGCACTTTGAATGCTTCATAGCAACAATAAGACAAGCTGATATGCTTGTCCATCCTTCCTCTCCTTATCAGTGCAGGATCAAGTTTCTCCACATAATTAGTGGTAAACACAATGATTCTTTCACCTCCGCAAGCTGACCAAATACCATCAATGAAGTTCAATAGCCCAGACAAAGTAACCTGGCTTGCTTTGCTTTCTTCTCCTTCCCTCATTTTACAGGTTGgatcctttttttctttatctttttcgtctttctccttcttcttctttctttggccCGTAAGATCAAGTGAACAATCAATGTCCTCGATCACAATAATAGCCTTACTTGGCGTGTCAATCAGCAACTTCCTCAGATCAGTGTTGCTCTTCAGTGTCGTCAGTTCAAGATCATAAACATCATAGTTCATGAGGTTAGACATGGCAGCAATCATGGTGGACTTACCGGTGCCTGGTGGCCCATACAGAAGATAACCCCGCTTCCAAGGTTTCCCGATTTTTGCATAGTACTCCTTCCCATTGCTGAACTTCATGAGGTCATTGAtgatttcctctttcttttttggcTCCATTGCTATGCTCTCAAATGTTGCAGGGTGATCAAAGGCTACGGAGCTCCATTTCCTCGTTTTGTATCCAGAAGCAGGATTGTTAATGTAAAGCTTCCTTTGCCTATGACTCACTGCTATTGCCTTCCCTTCTTTTCTCACATGGTCAAGATAAGACCCTGTGATTATATCCCGGTGGCGTCTGTGGAATGTGAGCTTATAACGTCTCTTCTCATCAGACTGAGGATAGAAAGGAAATGATGAATATTGCCTAGGTGCGCTTTTCCTGGAAGCCCACCAGAGCTTAATGCCTTGGAATTCATCAGTCACCTCTTCATTGTCATCCATGACAAGGACTAGAGACTTGCTACCCTTGACTTCTTTTGCTTTGAGccgttttgcttctgtagatgACTTGGTGCTGAGGTAGCTTTGGATGGCGGTGAACACTTCACTGCGCTTGTGCAACTCGCCGGCATATTCATCA encodes the following:
- the LOC133726448 gene encoding AAA-ATPase ASD, mitochondrial-like; protein product: MLNEVLIESVLERPPNSIYKYLDSCKSKPTMLKRMMMREMWLWPQLGSVLASMMFAYAMFHRYFPYQLRSHIQRYTLKWFGYLYPFIQISFDEYAGELHKRSEVFTAIQSYLSTKSSTEAKRLKAKEVKGSKSLVLVMDDNEEVTDEFQGIKLWWASRKSAPRQYSSFPFYPQSDEKRRYKLTFHRRHRDIITGSYLDHVRKEGKAIAVSHRQRKLYINNPASGYKTRKWSSVAFDHPATFESIAMEPKKKEEIINDLMKFSNGKEYYAKIGKPWKRGYLLYGPPGTGKSTMIAAMSNLMNYDVYDLELTTLKSNTDLRKLLIDTPSKAIIVIEDIDCSLDLTGQRKKKKEKDEKDKEKKDPTCKMREGEESKASQVTLSGLLNFIDGIWSACGGERIIVFTTNYVEKLDPALIRRGRMDKHISLSYCCYEAFKVLARNYLNLDTHELFGSIERLLGETNMTPADVAENLMPKSNVEDAISCLKKLIEALEIAKEEARVKAEEEASKKAVKDAKVNAKKEAKLKAEEAEKKTEESAKDEEKCIGTSAKQDVKENRVIEK
- the LOC133746400 gene encoding protein WUSCHEL-like produces the protein MEPRTLQLMELQTQQQIEDGGNNQAAGSSANTDFWRSRARWVPTPDQIRILKDLYYDKGVKTPTTEHIHEICLQLQQYGQVEGKNIYFWFQNVRAREKQMKRCNQAAQVPMGTSSPGTGGSIDLNFGSTGSTGAGGSIDINFGPAGGSIDINFGSTSSTDDGRSINLNFGSTDSTGGQTSLQQRGGDHQEVETLPLFPVHGEDVFGNPKTTSEEGSAFGYYSGGSGGYNSGSNVSLELSLNPSGAAD
- the LOC133726454 gene encoding AAA-ATPase ASD, mitochondrial-like; this translates as MYAPADMFAHLGSTIGALVFVWTIFQQFFPYQVRNHIEKYSQRLVGYVYPYIQITFNELTGERLMRSEAYSAIENYLSSKSSTQAKRLKGDIKNNQSLVLSMDDHEEVADEFKGVQVWWASGKNISKSQTFSYTPVNDEKRYYKLTFHKRKRDLIIGPYLAHVLKEGNAIKVRNRQRKLYTNNGSHWSHVVFEHPATFQTLAMEPEKKKDIIEDLMAFSKAEEFYTRIGRAWKRGYLLYGPPGTGKSTMIAAMANLLGYDLYDLELTAVKDNTELRRLLIETSSKSIIVIEDIDCSLDLTGQRRKQRKDRGDDQEEKDPREKVPKEERESKPSQVTLSGLLNFIDGLWSACRGERLIVFTTNHVEKLDAALIRKGRMDKHIELSYCNFESFKVLARNYLKLESHTLFPTICDLLAEVNMTPADVAEHLMPKTLSGDVEICLKNLIQALEDEKEKKPSTQLEAEDQDNESSDKK